ttttccacgaattgtagtgccatcgactcgcaaactatgtgctaagttacaagtttctaggtaagcggaagttagttaaaaatggattgaaagattcccaaatcaaaaataattttcttaatatctcgatccatgcgccacctagcgaaatttttttgataaagtattgcattgtcaccgggttctcactcgcggctcaagtttcatatctccagctcaccgggaagttactgaaaaatcgattgcaagattctcctcgtttttcaaggatttgtagttacctcaattagcgcgccacctagcggagttttgTTTGCTGTAacttgtattgtcaccaagcctggAACTGTCtgccaagtttcatgtctctaggtccccgggaagttagttaaaaacggattgaaagattcccaaatcaaaattaattttcttaatatctcgatccatgcgccacctagcgaaattttttgaatcaaatattgcattgtcaccaggttctgactcacggcccaagtttcaggtctctagctcaccgggaagttacttaaaaatcgatcgcaagattccctgcgttttttcagggattttcgtttatctcgatttgtctgccacctggcggcattttgttgtccacgaattgtagtgccgtcGACTGGCAAACTATgtactaagtttcaagtctctggatcaccgagaagttagttaaaagtctatcgcaaaattttaattttaaaataaattttctgtatatctcgatccgtgcgccacctagcggatttttttttaattgcattgtaatgtctcccagatctgaactatgctctaagtttCAAGTGTCTagttcaacgggaagttaccgaaaaagacttttccgtgggtcaaaaattcgaatggaaatgaggggacaaacatgaaaccaacttaatataaaggtatgaAATAGTTACTTAAATATATTAACTTACAATTCCTCTTTTTTTTATTGAACATAGTACAGCAAGTATCGATTACCAGCAATCATGATCACAATAGCAGAGATTAAAAAACTGAGGATAGTACATTTAGGTATTGCCATTACCTTCTTCGTATCTGGCTTGGTGATCAATGTGGCACAATTAATATTGTATGtgtgtttgaaaccctttaacgtTTCGCTCTACAGACACATAATGAATTATCTTTGTTATTCGCTGCATTCGCGTAAGTTTCGCTATTAACATATATATTTCCATATttatattttgtgttatttttacagaattaatCTTCGTTGCGGAATGGTATTCTCATGgcaatctacatatatatatggatcCTGATGATATGGCACAGTTTAGTGGCAAAGAACATGTTTTAATCGTACAAAATCATTCCTACGAAATCGATTGGTTGAGCGGTTGGATGTTCGCTGATAAAGTTGGTGTACTGGGTAATTGTAAAGCGTATGCAAAGAAAGCCATTTCATATGTACCCATTGTGGGCTGGGCGTGGAAATTTGCTGAATTTGTTTTTTTGGAACGTTCATACGATAAAGATAGCGAGATAATTGATCGCCAATTGAAAGAAGTATTTGCTTATCCCGATCCTGTATGGTTGTTACTTAATGCTGAGGGTACTCGTTTTACAGCAAAGAAACATGCAGCATCTATACAATTTGCAGAAGAACGTGGATTAACTGTATTAAAACATCATTTGATTCCTCGCACAAAAGGTTTCACCACTAGCTTACCAGCCATGCGTGGTCGCTGCACCGCTATTTATGATACTAATTTGGCTTTCAAACGTGATGACAAGGTATGAGGGTGGCACAAGTGGGTGTGCATACAGCATTTTACTATTTGGTATaataacacaagtttacaaattcaggtcaacttttgaATCTAAGCAGATAAGAGCGATTCCTATATttactatatttgatatgctgaattcgaatctgcattcagttttttaagattgattctagtttccgagttctcgcatgatagctccattgtgctgttatagcagcttttaaatagtggcactgcttgataagtcatttcaactgtaactgtaaaataatataagtgattgtgttgcaaagttgattcaaagtgtctttgttacgtttgtggttgttatatgattaaaaaagtggcaaaataatacCAAATGTGCTCAAAGATacgtatctgcactactttggtttcagagaTGATGGgcgactactgttggactctaatacgctaaacagatactaaacaatacaaaaggcaaagttccaccaatcttcatttttgatttgttacttttaagttaataaaatgaatattatttgacaaaaatttttaaaaatgaatttattgactgtattaaaaactagaatcaatcttaaaaaacggaatgaagaatcggattcagcgtcataaattgtcttaaaaCCCCTTTTAGTGgcctagatccaaaaccgtgtatacttgtgtaatcttaaacaatttttttagaatTCGCCAACCATATCCACTCTGCTCAATGGCCTACCCGTAGATGGTTATATATATGTGCGGCGTATACCACTTGAAAAAGTCCCTACGGATGAAAAAGCTGCAGCTGAATGGCTACATAATTTGTATCGCGAAAAAGATTGTGTTATTGATAGTTTTCATACAACCGGTAGTTTCTTTGAAACCTCGGGCGTTAAAGAAGTACCTGAGATTGTATTTAAATATCGCAAATGTAGTTTAGTCAATTTTGTGCTCTGGGCAATATTTACGATAACAGTAATTGTCTATTATCTAGTATCTTCATTTTTGGCACACAACTGGATTGGATTTTCGATTGTGGCTGGCTTAATTTTCTCAAGTAAGTTAAATAAGTATATTATATCTGT
The Eurosta solidaginis isolate ZX-2024a chromosome 5, ASM4086904v1, whole genome shotgun sequence DNA segment above includes these coding regions:
- the LOC137252266 gene encoding 1-acyl-sn-glycerol-3-phosphate acyltransferase gamma-like isoform X1, translating into MPSCSHIWTYICTYIKYRLPAIMITIAEIKKLRIVHLGIAITFFVSGLVINVAQLILYVCLKPFNVSLYRHIMNYLCYSLHSQLIFVAEWYSHGNLHIYMDPDDMAQFSGKEHVLIVQNHSYEIDWLSGWMFADKVGVLGNCKAYAKKAISYVPIVGWAWKFAEFVFLERSYDKDSEIIDRQLKEVFAYPDPVWLLLNAEGTRFTAKKHAASIQFAEERGLTVLKHHLIPRTKGFTTSLPAMRGRCTAIYDTNLAFKRDDKNSPTISTLLNGLPVDGYIYVRRIPLEKVPTDEKAAAEWLHNLYREKDCVIDSFHTTGSFFETSGVKEVPEIVFKYRKCSLVNFVLWAIFTITVIVYYLVSSFLAHNWIGFSIVAGLIFSIYLLMLKSINMSKISKSSEYGSNTQTHSKSK
- the LOC137252266 gene encoding 1-acyl-sn-glycerol-3-phosphate acyltransferase gamma-like isoform X2, with the protein product MYIHYSKYRLPAIMITIAEIKKLRIVHLGIAITFFVSGLVINVAQLILYVCLKPFNVSLYRHIMNYLCYSLHSQLIFVAEWYSHGNLHIYMDPDDMAQFSGKEHVLIVQNHSYEIDWLSGWMFADKVGVLGNCKAYAKKAISYVPIVGWAWKFAEFVFLERSYDKDSEIIDRQLKEVFAYPDPVWLLLNAEGTRFTAKKHAASIQFAEERGLTVLKHHLIPRTKGFTTSLPAMRGRCTAIYDTNLAFKRDDKNSPTISTLLNGLPVDGYIYVRRIPLEKVPTDEKAAAEWLHNLYREKDCVIDSFHTTGSFFETSGVKEVPEIVFKYRKCSLVNFVLWAIFTITVIVYYLVSSFLAHNWIGFSIVAGLIFSIYLLMLKSINMSKISKSSEYGSNTQTHSKSK
- the LOC137252266 gene encoding 1-acyl-sn-glycerol-3-phosphate acyltransferase gamma-like isoform X3 — protein: MITIAEIKKLRIVHLGIAITFFVSGLVINVAQLILYVCLKPFNVSLYRHIMNYLCYSLHSQLIFVAEWYSHGNLHIYMDPDDMAQFSGKEHVLIVQNHSYEIDWLSGWMFADKVGVLGNCKAYAKKAISYVPIVGWAWKFAEFVFLERSYDKDSEIIDRQLKEVFAYPDPVWLLLNAEGTRFTAKKHAASIQFAEERGLTVLKHHLIPRTKGFTTSLPAMRGRCTAIYDTNLAFKRDDKNSPTISTLLNGLPVDGYIYVRRIPLEKVPTDEKAAAEWLHNLYREKDCVIDSFHTTGSFFETSGVKEVPEIVFKYRKCSLVNFVLWAIFTITVIVYYLVSSFLAHNWIGFSIVAGLIFSIYLLMLKSINMSKISKSSEYGSNTQTHSKSK